From the genome of Flavobacterium ovatum, one region includes:
- a CDS encoding glycoside hydrolase family 3 N-terminal domain-containing protein: MKKIFLTLTAVVIPFLTGTAQIKNPIYKDKKAPIEARIENLISLMTLEEKIMQMNQWTYGKNANPNNIGEIMKAANPEIGSLLYRSTNPEYRNQIQKKAMTETRLGIPIIFGFDAIHGYRTVFPIPLAQACSWNTELVKQSCAITAKESWLSGLDWTFSPMLDVARDARWGRVSEGYGEDTYANSVFAVAAVQGYQGENLADKYTIAACLKHYIGYSLSEGGRDYHYSDISNQTLWETFMPPFEAGIKAGAATVMCGFNDISGIPASANHYTLTEILKRKWGHQGFVISDWGSIRNLVEQSVAKDLKEAATKSVLAGVEMDMVDNAYLDYLPELVKEGKVPMATIDEAVRRIIRVKMKLGLFENPYVDVVPEKKRYLLPEYLKVAEELAAESMVLLKNKKQTLPITDKYKNLAIIGPMVKDSVHIMGFWEGMGRPEDVETIFDGLQKEFKNKATLNYALGCNFEGEDKSGFAEALAAAKKSDAVVVFLGEKRNWSGENGSRSTIALPKIQEELVAELQKAGKPIILMLSSGRPLELIRLNEMADAIVEIWQPGTVAGSSVAGILSGRHNPSGKLSITFPQTTGQIPIYYNMREAARPDLGHYQDIPRDALYWFGHGLSYTTYEYSPIKLSKTKIQKGEKIIAEVEVTNAGSRDGKETVQWFVKDPFATISRPMKELKYFEKKEIKSGEKVVYRFEIDPMRDLSYLDSVGVRHLEAGDFYVIVNNQKIKFELVD, translated from the coding sequence ATGAAAAAAATATTTTTAACACTTACAGCCGTGGTTATTCCTTTTTTAACGGGAACAGCACAAATTAAAAATCCGATTTACAAGGACAAAAAAGCACCTATTGAAGCACGCATCGAAAACCTAATAAGTCTTATGACTTTGGAGGAGAAAATCATGCAAATGAATCAATGGACCTATGGGAAAAATGCCAATCCAAACAACATTGGCGAAATAATGAAAGCGGCTAATCCCGAAATTGGTTCTTTATTGTATCGAAGTACCAATCCAGAATACCGCAATCAAATTCAGAAGAAAGCGATGACCGAAACAAGGTTGGGGATTCCAATTATTTTTGGTTTTGATGCTATTCATGGGTACCGAACCGTTTTTCCTATTCCGTTGGCGCAAGCATGTTCTTGGAACACGGAATTGGTCAAACAATCCTGTGCTATTACGGCTAAGGAAAGTTGGTTGTCGGGTCTGGATTGGACTTTTTCACCCATGCTGGATGTCGCTAGAGATGCCCGTTGGGGAAGAGTTTCTGAAGGGTACGGAGAAGACACCTATGCCAATTCAGTTTTTGCTGTAGCTGCAGTTCAAGGATATCAAGGCGAAAACTTAGCCGATAAATACACCATTGCCGCTTGTTTGAAACATTATATTGGGTATAGCTTATCCGAAGGAGGAAGGGATTATCATTATAGTGACATTTCAAATCAAACACTTTGGGAAACTTTTATGCCTCCATTCGAAGCTGGAATAAAGGCTGGGGCAGCAACAGTAATGTGTGGTTTTAATGATATATCTGGAATTCCTGCTTCGGCCAATCATTATACTTTGACAGAAATATTGAAAAGAAAATGGGGACACCAAGGATTTGTAATTTCTGATTGGGGTTCGATTCGCAATTTGGTAGAACAGTCTGTAGCTAAAGATTTAAAAGAAGCCGCGACTAAATCGGTGCTTGCAGGAGTCGAAATGGATATGGTGGATAATGCTTATTTGGACTACTTACCGGAATTGGTAAAAGAAGGGAAAGTACCAATGGCTACAATTGATGAAGCGGTAAGAAGAATAATAAGAGTAAAAATGAAATTAGGGCTTTTTGAGAATCCGTATGTAGATGTGGTTCCAGAGAAAAAGCGCTACTTACTGCCCGAATATTTGAAAGTAGCCGAGGAACTAGCGGCAGAATCGATGGTTTTGTTGAAGAATAAAAAACAAACATTACCGATAACCGATAAGTATAAAAATTTGGCAATTATTGGTCCAATGGTAAAAGATTCTGTTCATATCATGGGATTCTGGGAAGGAATGGGAAGACCAGAAGATGTAGAAACAATTTTTGATGGATTGCAAAAAGAATTTAAAAACAAAGCAACGCTAAATTATGCTTTGGGATGTAATTTTGAGGGAGAAGACAAAAGTGGTTTTGCAGAGGCTTTGGCAGCAGCCAAAAAATCAGATGCTGTAGTTGTATTTTTGGGAGAGAAAAGAAACTGGAGTGGCGAGAATGGTTCGCGTTCTACCATTGCATTGCCAAAAATCCAGGAGGAATTGGTAGCTGAACTTCAAAAAGCAGGAAAACCTATCATTTTGATGCTTTCGAGTGGGAGACCTTTAGAATTAATACGGCTAAATGAAATGGCTGATGCTATTGTAGAAATATGGCAACCAGGTACTGTAGCAGGTTCCTCTGTTGCGGGAATATTATCTGGGAGACACAATCCATCCGGTAAATTATCGATTACTTTTCCGCAAACTACAGGGCAAATTCCGATTTATTACAACATGCGTGAAGCTGCAAGACCTGACCTTGGACATTATCAGGATATTCCGAGAGATGCTTTATATTGGTTTGGACATGGATTAAGTTACACTACTTATGAGTATAGTCCAATCAAATTATCAAAAACTAAAATTCAAAAAGGAGAAAAAATAATTGCAGAAGTTGAAGTTACAAATGCCGGAAGCAGAGACGGAAAAGAAACCGTACAGTGGTTTGTAAAAGACCCGTTTGCAACTATATCAAGACCGATGAAGGAGCTTAAATATTTCGAAAAGAAAGAAATAAAATCAGGAGAAAAAGTTGTTTATCGGTTTGAGATTGATCCAATGCGAGATTTGAGTTATTTGGATAGCGTTGGGGTAAGACATTTAGAAGCGGGTGATTTTTATGTGATTGTAAATAATCAGAAAATCAAATTTGAGCTTGTTGATTAG
- a CDS encoding two-component regulator propeller domain-containing protein, with translation MILSIKKALIFLLTLLCFCKLSAQESGLHFDQVNYDEDFSPSMISSMLQSEKGFIWIGTKNGLFRYDGYSFNRYIRNKQIKGSLSNNHINMIFEDSNENLWIGTNHGLNFFNKNSNNFITIDISSAKGGENYISSFAEDQNKTIWVGTFGGVKRLNLKTNKLNNINDNPNFELNSSRVLSLFYDKEWGLLAGTSQGLKHFDPTTLKSKKLPNVFYNNPDFLKAKIWKIVKTKTGDLWFASETMGAFLYSKSKNAIIQYKNDSKNANSIASNWINDIVQLNNGTMWFATKDGLSVYNSIKNNFTNYKHNPLNNFSLSDNDLNCFLKDNNGCIWTGTTAGGINFYNKSNTNFSKIGETLKPQFGLNNALVHAIVKENNDALWVGTYGGGLNYLDLKNNISTSYKIDNDDKKTKNLVTAIINKDSNTLVFGTFNGLFQFNKTSKTFKKIPLSANGLIEDERPITSLIMDNGTIWVGTNGNGLKKIAPNGEVENYRKNRSPNSLSDNFIMDLENRKEGIWITTTNGLNYFDKKLEKVSKLFRSKTKKPIDNNSLTTLFTDSKNRLWIGADYDGLYYLNESNDTFLTLNKAKGLTDATIKSVTEDAEGNLWVSSEDFLFKIKIKNDSINLKDSDFEITRFSVSDGVSVKQFSYNSGIQINENKLAFGSSKGLLLFNTQSLIKASNNSAIVFTKLIVNNEIIESGQESTILNKPISETSQITINYDQGYIGLEFSSLNFVNPKKSNYAYKLDYESTKDQWHLTGTQNRINLSNLNHGTYNLSVKSTNDDGSWNPKVKTLKIIILPPWWKTWWAYSLYVILFLLFNYTVYRFIQNRIKLKRELFLEHVENERKQEILNMQLNFFTNISHEIRTPLTLIKGPVEELLTATNNDLTTKTKLKMIQQNSDRLLKLVNELLDFRKAEEGHMKIYCEKQDIISFCFEIFESFKVLAVEKNIEYKFVLNSHKIPVYFDQNQMEKVLFNLLSNAFKFTKKNGKIVLAVEEGTAAEKKVFIKIKDNGIGIPEESKDNIFNNFFQVDDRGTHNMGSGVGLALSKSIVELHKGEITILNETESWTNTVFQIELLLGHKHLTQDQILKSDGTNNEPIITTKKTIETDNTSIGEDSNEEFDTNKKTLLVVEDNDEVRTFLINVLNEEYNIIDFPNGKEAVSFMEKEIPDLIISDIMMPEMDGLELCAYIKTNESTNHIPVILLTAKASIDNKIEGLSTGADAYISKPFSTQILKLSIQNLLSSKEILKLKYSGNFIVDSDLDKLTTPEEIFIKKLMRIIEENIENPELDVNMLVNEIGMSRTILYKKVNTLTNHSVASLIKHLRLKKASDIILNTSYPISEVAFLVGFSDRKHFSREFKKVYKASPSVYKNTNSPTE, from the coding sequence ATGATTCTTTCCATAAAAAAAGCGCTTATTTTTTTATTGACTTTACTATGCTTTTGTAAACTATCAGCGCAAGAGTCTGGACTGCATTTTGACCAAGTTAACTATGATGAGGATTTTTCTCCAAGTATGATTTCGAGCATGCTTCAAAGCGAAAAAGGTTTTATTTGGATTGGCACAAAAAACGGATTGTTTCGATATGACGGCTACAGTTTTAATAGATACATTAGAAACAAACAAATTAAAGGAAGCCTAAGCAACAATCATATCAATATGATTTTTGAAGATTCGAATGAAAATCTTTGGATCGGTACAAACCATGGATTAAATTTCTTTAATAAAAATTCAAATAATTTCATAACTATTGACATTTCAAGTGCTAAAGGAGGGGAAAACTACATCAGCTCGTTTGCAGAAGACCAAAATAAAACGATTTGGGTTGGAACTTTTGGTGGCGTAAAAAGACTTAATCTGAAAACTAATAAGTTAAATAATATAAATGACAATCCTAATTTTGAATTAAACAGCAGTAGGGTACTTTCACTTTTTTACGATAAGGAATGGGGCCTTTTAGCAGGCACATCACAAGGTCTAAAACACTTTGATCCCACCACTTTAAAAAGTAAAAAACTACCTAACGTATTTTATAATAATCCTGATTTTTTGAAAGCAAAAATCTGGAAAATTGTTAAAACCAAAACAGGAGACTTATGGTTTGCTTCTGAAACCATGGGAGCTTTTTTGTATTCTAAATCAAAGAATGCAATTATTCAGTATAAAAACGATTCCAAAAATGCAAACTCAATTGCCTCCAATTGGATAAACGATATAGTTCAGCTCAACAACGGTACTATGTGGTTTGCTACAAAAGATGGACTGAGTGTCTATAATAGTATTAAAAATAATTTTACGAATTACAAACACAATCCATTGAACAATTTCAGCCTGAGTGACAATGATTTGAATTGTTTTTTAAAAGATAATAACGGTTGCATTTGGACTGGAACAACTGCTGGAGGAATCAATTTCTATAACAAATCAAACACCAATTTCTCTAAAATAGGAGAAACATTAAAGCCGCAATTTGGATTAAACAATGCGTTAGTACATGCTATTGTAAAAGAAAATAATGATGCATTATGGGTTGGAACCTATGGTGGTGGACTAAATTATCTAGATTTAAAAAACAATATTTCTACATCGTACAAAATTGACAATGACGACAAAAAGACAAAAAATTTAGTTACTGCTATAATTAACAAAGACAGCAACACCTTAGTATTCGGAACATTTAATGGGCTGTTTCAGTTCAACAAAACCTCTAAAACGTTTAAAAAAATTCCACTTAGCGCCAACGGACTTATTGAAGATGAACGCCCTATAACATCATTAATAATGGATAATGGAACTATTTGGGTGGGAACAAATGGAAACGGCTTAAAAAAAATAGCTCCAAATGGTGAAGTAGAAAATTACAGAAAAAATCGTTCCCCAAATTCTCTTTCAGATAATTTCATCATGGATTTGGAAAACAGAAAAGAGGGAATCTGGATAACAACTACAAATGGCTTAAATTATTTTGATAAAAAACTTGAAAAAGTATCCAAACTTTTTAGATCTAAAACTAAAAAACCGATTGACAATAATAGCTTAACTACACTATTTACAGACTCTAAGAATAGATTATGGATTGGAGCAGACTACGATGGATTGTATTATTTAAACGAATCAAATGACACTTTCTTAACCCTAAATAAAGCCAAAGGATTAACCGACGCAACCATTAAAAGTGTAACCGAGGATGCAGAAGGGAACCTATGGGTGAGTTCCGAAGATTTTCTTTTTAAAATAAAAATAAAAAATGATTCGATTAACTTAAAAGATTCTGATTTTGAAATCACCAGATTCTCTGTAAGTGACGGTGTATCAGTTAAGCAGTTTTCCTATAATTCCGGTATTCAAATTAATGAAAACAAATTAGCTTTTGGTTCTTCCAAAGGACTATTGTTGTTTAATACTCAGTCTTTAATTAAAGCTTCTAATAATAGTGCAATTGTTTTTACAAAACTTATTGTCAATAATGAAATTATTGAATCAGGCCAGGAAAGCACTATTTTAAACAAACCTATTTCTGAAACTTCTCAAATTACCATCAATTATGACCAAGGATATATTGGACTAGAATTCAGTAGTTTAAATTTTGTAAACCCTAAAAAAAGCAACTATGCTTATAAATTAGATTATGAATCAACTAAGGACCAATGGCACCTTACAGGCACGCAAAACAGAATTAACTTATCAAACTTAAATCATGGAACTTACAATTTATCTGTAAAATCGACCAACGATGATGGTAGCTGGAATCCGAAAGTAAAAACCTTAAAAATTATTATTCTCCCTCCCTGGTGGAAAACCTGGTGGGCCTATAGTTTATACGTCATATTATTTCTATTATTTAATTATACTGTATATCGTTTTATTCAAAACCGAATTAAACTAAAAAGAGAATTATTTTTAGAACATGTAGAAAACGAAAGAAAGCAAGAAATTCTCAATATGCAATTGAATTTCTTTACCAATATCTCTCATGAAATAAGAACCCCTTTAACCCTCATAAAAGGCCCTGTCGAAGAACTATTAACCGCAACAAACAATGATTTAACAACCAAAACCAAACTAAAAATGATACAGCAAAACTCAGATCGTTTATTAAAACTAGTAAATGAATTATTGGATTTTAGAAAGGCTGAAGAAGGTCACATGAAAATCTACTGTGAAAAGCAAGACATCATTTCGTTTTGCTTTGAAATTTTTGAATCCTTCAAAGTTCTTGCTGTTGAAAAAAATATCGAATATAAATTTGTGCTTAATTCTCATAAAATCCCAGTTTACTTTGACCAAAATCAAATGGAAAAAGTATTGTTTAATTTGCTTTCAAACGCCTTTAAATTCACCAAGAAAAATGGAAAAATTGTATTGGCTGTAGAAGAAGGCACAGCTGCAGAAAAAAAAGTATTTATCAAAATTAAGGATAACGGAATTGGTATTCCTGAGGAGAGTAAGGATAATATTTTTAACAATTTTTTCCAAGTCGATGATCGAGGTACTCACAATATGGGAAGTGGTGTAGGTTTGGCCTTGTCCAAAAGTATTGTTGAACTTCACAAAGGAGAAATCACCATTCTTAATGAAACAGAATCATGGACAAATACAGTTTTCCAAATTGAATTACTCCTAGGTCATAAACATTTAACACAGGATCAAATTCTAAAAAGTGACGGCACCAACAATGAACCGATTATCACTACCAAAAAAACAATTGAAACCGATAATACATCAATAGGAGAAGATTCAAATGAAGAATTCGATACTAACAAAAAAACACTCCTTGTTGTAGAAGACAATGATGAAGTACGCACGTTTCTTATTAATGTTTTAAACGAAGAATATAATATTATTGATTTTCCAAATGGTAAAGAAGCTGTAAGTTTCATGGAAAAAGAAATTCCAGATTTAATTATTAGTGATATAATGATGCCCGAAATGGACGGCCTTGAATTATGTGCTTATATTAAAACAAATGAAAGTACGAATCATATCCCTGTTATCTTACTAACTGCAAAAGCTTCGATTGACAACAAGATTGAAGGACTATCGACTGGTGCAGATGCTTACATATCCAAACCCTTTAGTACTCAAATTTTAAAACTTAGTATTCAGAACCTTTTATCCTCTAAAGAAATTCTAAAGCTTAAATACAGCGGTAACTTTATTGTAGACTCGGACTTAGATAAGTTAACTACTCCAGAAGAAATTTTTATTAAAAAGTTAATGAGAATTATTGAAGAGAATATTGAAAATCCTGAATTAGATGTTAATATGTTGGTCAATGAAATTGGAATGAGTAGAACTATTTTATACAAAAAAGTGAATACCCTAACCAATCATTCTGTCGCTAGTTTAATCAAGCATTTGAGACTTAAAAAAGCCTCAGATATTATTTTAAACACTTCTTATCCAATCTCTGAAGTTGCCTTCTTAGTAGGATTTAGTGATAGAAAACACTTTAGCAGAGAGTTTAAAAAAGTATACAAAGCATCTCCTTCTGTTTATAAAAACACAAACAGTCCAACTGAATAA
- the bglX gene encoding beta-glucosidase BglX — protein MKSRNTIIGLFSLFVVANAYAQRKPHLDSKKTIEERITLLMNEMTVEEKVGQMNQYNWSWDVTGPAPKGGVSKLKLDHLRQGWVGSLLSVRGAKEVRAVQKIAVEETRLGIPLIIGFDVIHGYKTLSPIPLAEAASWDLEAIRKSTAIAAAEASAAGINWAFGPNVDISRDPRWGRIMEAAGEDPYLGSKIATARVKGFQGDNLAENNTIAACAKHFAAYGFVESGREYNTVDISNATLYNVVLPPFKAAKDAGVRTMMNAFNLLNGIPATSNSFLQRDILKGKWDFDGFVVSDWASIKETVTHGFAKDGSEAVQKSVMAGSDMDMESYLYVAELVKLVNDKKVKIELVDDAVRRILRVKYELGLFDDPYKYCDEAREKTTIGSQFNNEGVLDMAKKSIVLLKNENQLLPLKKSGQKIALIGALANDKTSPLGSWRIASNDNTAVSVLEGMQKYKGNQLTYDKGTDVTVGKTTFVQELEFNTTDKSGFEAAKNAAQNADVVVMVLGEHGFQSGEGRSRTNIDLPGNQQELLEEIFKVNKNIVLVLNNGRPLTIPWASENIPTIVEAWQLGTQSGNAIAEVLYGDYNPSGKLPISFPRNVGQIPIYYNHFGTGRPVNSDTNVFWSHYSDVENTPLYVFGHGLSYTSFGYSNLKINKAVFEKDEPVKVSVTVTNTGKYEGKEVVQLYIRDLNGSLVRPVKELKGFELVNLKIGETKIINFTLTNAELGFFDNNGNYLVESGMFKVFVGTNSNDVLESEFELK, from the coding sequence ATGAAAAGTAGAAACACTATTATTGGACTGTTTTCACTGTTTGTAGTTGCCAATGCATACGCTCAGCGAAAACCACATTTGGATAGTAAAAAAACTATTGAGGAGCGCATTACTTTGTTGATGAATGAAATGACAGTCGAAGAAAAAGTTGGACAAATGAATCAGTACAACTGGTCCTGGGACGTGACTGGTCCGGCGCCAAAAGGAGGTGTCTCAAAATTAAAATTAGACCATCTACGCCAAGGTTGGGTTGGTTCCTTATTGAGCGTTCGAGGAGCAAAAGAAGTTCGTGCGGTTCAAAAGATTGCGGTGGAAGAAACACGTTTAGGGATACCATTAATCATCGGGTTTGATGTCATTCATGGGTACAAAACGTTGAGTCCAATTCCATTAGCCGAAGCCGCTAGTTGGGATTTAGAGGCCATACGAAAATCGACTGCTATTGCGGCAGCTGAAGCTTCGGCAGCTGGTATTAACTGGGCGTTTGGTCCAAATGTAGATATTTCTCGTGATCCTCGTTGGGGACGTATTATGGAAGCGGCGGGAGAAGACCCTTATTTAGGAAGCAAAATCGCCACGGCACGTGTCAAAGGATTTCAAGGTGATAATTTGGCAGAAAATAATACTATTGCAGCTTGTGCCAAACATTTTGCAGCCTACGGTTTTGTAGAATCTGGACGAGAATACAATACGGTTGATATTAGTAATGCTACACTTTACAATGTTGTTTTACCTCCTTTTAAAGCAGCCAAAGACGCAGGCGTACGAACAATGATGAATGCATTTAATTTGCTAAACGGAATTCCAGCCACTAGTAATTCTTTTTTACAAAGGGATATTCTAAAAGGAAAATGGGATTTTGATGGATTTGTAGTTTCAGATTGGGCTTCAATAAAAGAGACAGTGACGCATGGTTTTGCAAAAGACGGAAGCGAAGCTGTTCAAAAATCAGTGATGGCGGGTTCTGATATGGATATGGAATCGTATTTGTATGTCGCAGAATTGGTAAAGTTGGTCAATGACAAAAAAGTAAAAATCGAGTTGGTGGATGATGCTGTTCGAAGAATTCTCCGTGTCAAATATGAGCTAGGTTTGTTTGATGATCCGTATAAGTATTGTGATGAAGCAAGGGAGAAAACCACCATTGGAAGTCAATTTAATAATGAGGGAGTTTTGGATATGGCCAAAAAATCAATTGTATTGCTGAAAAATGAGAATCAGCTTCTTCCTTTAAAAAAATCAGGGCAAAAAATTGCACTTATTGGTGCTTTGGCAAATGATAAAACGAGTCCGTTGGGAAGTTGGCGAATTGCTTCAAATGATAATACCGCTGTTTCTGTTTTGGAAGGAATGCAAAAATACAAAGGAAATCAACTGACTTACGACAAAGGGACTGATGTAACAGTTGGTAAAACTACTTTTGTACAGGAATTAGAATTTAATACCACGGATAAAAGCGGATTTGAAGCAGCCAAAAATGCAGCTCAAAATGCAGATGTTGTGGTAATGGTTTTAGGTGAACATGGTTTTCAAAGTGGAGAAGGAAGAAGTAGAACCAATATCGATTTGCCTGGGAATCAACAGGAATTGTTAGAAGAAATATTTAAAGTGAATAAAAACATTGTATTGGTTCTTAATAACGGAAGACCATTAACGATCCCTTGGGCAAGCGAAAATATTCCAACAATTGTAGAAGCTTGGCAATTGGGAACGCAATCTGGTAATGCGATTGCAGAGGTACTTTATGGAGACTACAATCCAAGTGGAAAATTACCCATTTCGTTCCCTAGAAATGTGGGTCAAATTCCAATTTACTACAACCATTTTGGTACAGGTCGCCCTGTGAATTCTGATACTAATGTATTTTGGTCTCATTATTCAGATGTAGAAAACACCCCTTTGTATGTTTTTGGTCATGGGTTAAGCTATACTTCCTTTGGGTATTCTAATCTAAAAATTAACAAAGCTGTTTTTGAAAAAGACGAACCTGTAAAAGTATCTGTAACAGTTACTAATACTGGCAAATATGAAGGAAAAGAGGTTGTACAATTGTATATTAGGGATTTGAATGGTAGTTTGGTGAGACCAGTTAAGGAGCTAAAAGGATTTGAATTGGTCAATCTAAAAATAGGAGAAACCAAAATAATCAATTTTACATTGACCAATGCCGAGTTGGGATTTTTTGACAACAATGGCAATTATTTAGTTGAATCAGGAATGTTTAAAGTATTTGTTGGGACCAATTCTAATGACGTACTGGAAAGTGAGTTTGAATTGAAATAA
- a CDS encoding carbohydrate-binding protein: MNFKNIKISKSTYLILFFTFFLLSCEREVEREVVLYDKGKTEATASKTSIDFGQSVDFTSTSFKVLTTNWTFKGGSPATSINPNVKVSYSTPGTFDATLVVKYIDNTVETVKFTIVVKGIDAALPYSGTAVAIPGTFEAENYDKGGEGVGYHDNEVANLAVANGSTRYRTDDGVDVEVGTPTKISYTNAGEWVNYAVNVANDGFYDFEFKVASGNAAGGKSIKLQSVNISTGQVTDLGQSGNFSFTGGNNVFVSKNITGIALSKGLNTLRLFFTGSDTNLDKVNVIVSLPPAPIDGVGIYTERDIVSTNAGIAPPPNNGNFSITTVSTNTNHGSKSLFYHYDPTGNGSPQTGFALSHMDLTTSPYNASAYGFLNIAVKSTTPKNVRIRLNTNAGNFWVTLKPAVPAYGMLWDGAWHELVIPFSDILLNGSGAGLSATPTALSSIKQFTVRTDDSDYTTAPDSFDYYIDDIYFTKK; the protein is encoded by the coding sequence ATGAATTTTAAAAACATTAAAATATCTAAAAGTACCTATTTAATTTTATTTTTCACCTTCTTTTTACTCTCCTGTGAAAGAGAAGTGGAAAGAGAAGTTGTGCTGTATGATAAAGGGAAAACGGAGGCTACTGCCTCAAAAACTAGTATTGATTTTGGACAATCTGTAGATTTCACAAGTACTTCTTTTAAAGTATTAACCACAAATTGGACATTTAAAGGAGGGTCTCCAGCTACATCTATCAATCCTAATGTTAAAGTTTCGTATAGTACACCAGGTACATTTGATGCTACCTTAGTTGTCAAGTACATTGATAATACTGTTGAGACGGTAAAATTTACTATTGTAGTAAAAGGTATTGACGCAGCGTTGCCTTATAGCGGTACTGCAGTTGCAATTCCGGGTACATTTGAAGCCGAAAATTATGATAAAGGAGGAGAAGGAGTAGGGTATCATGATAATGAAGTTGCAAATCTAGCCGTCGCCAACGGAAGTACTAGATATAGAACGGATGACGGTGTTGATGTCGAAGTAGGTACGCCAACAAAGATTAGCTATACTAATGCGGGAGAATGGGTAAATTATGCAGTGAATGTTGCCAATGATGGTTTTTATGATTTTGAATTTAAAGTAGCTTCAGGAAATGCTGCCGGAGGAAAATCAATTAAACTGCAATCTGTAAATATAAGTACAGGGCAAGTTACTGATCTTGGTCAAAGTGGAAATTTTTCATTTACAGGTGGGAACAATGTCTTCGTTAGTAAAAACATAACAGGAATTGCATTGAGCAAAGGTCTCAATACATTACGATTGTTTTTTACAGGTAGTGATACCAACCTTGATAAGGTAAATGTTATTGTAAGTTTGCCTCCAGCACCTATTGATGGTGTCGGTATTTATACCGAAAGAGATATTGTAAGTACTAATGCAGGAATTGCTCCACCACCTAATAACGGAAATTTTTCAATTACAACTGTGAGTACCAATACCAATCATGGAAGCAAAAGTTTATTTTATCATTATGATCCTACAGGAAACGGAAGTCCGCAAACTGGTTTTGCATTGTCACACATGGATTTGACAACCTCACCTTATAATGCATCTGCCTACGGTTTCTTAAATATTGCTGTTAAATCTACGACTCCCAAAAATGTAAGGATTCGTTTGAATACAAATGCTGGGAATTTTTGGGTAACTTTAAAACCAGCGGTACCAGCTTACGGAATGCTTTGGGATGGTGCTTGGCATGAATTAGTGATTCCTTTTTCTGATATATTGTTAAATGGATCAGGTGCTGGTTTATCAGCTACACCAACTGCACTATCTAGCATAAAGCAATTTACAGTAAGAACGGATGACAGTGATTATACAACTGCACCCGATTCATTTGATTATTATATTGATGATATTTATTTCACGAAAAAATAA